The Pempheris klunzingeri isolate RE-2024b chromosome 15, fPemKlu1.hap1, whole genome shotgun sequence genome contains the following window.
AAACGTGATTGCATTAGCAAATTATAATAACTTTTAtacttttctccctctctctcctctctctctctctctctctctctctctctctctctctccttctctctgtgtctctccctctttctgtttctccgTGTGATTGATTGGAGGAGTTCATAGGCTGGCACCCCCACCGTGTTTCCAGCCGCTCACACTCCACATGATTGGTCCGCCTCCCGCAGCCGCAGCCACCAGAAGCGCCTCCTCTCATAAACCTCCTCAGACGCCACTAACGTTTCCCAGTACTTCCAGGAGAAGCAGCGGCTCACTGTTAAGGACTTTGCTTGCGACCTATGGCACCAAACTAGCAGGTAAGTGGCGGAAAGcgtctccttttttcccccctcgaTAGTCTTGCCTTGCCTTTATTCCTCCTGCCACACAGCTGGGTTAAACATCTGGCGGTGGAGTGGCGGCGACCGACACCATCATTTCAGGGGTATTGTTTTATCGCTCCAGCCTGCCTCTCCGCCCTTATCTGTTTTTGGTCTTATCAAGCGGTTATCTCTTTTGCTGTGAAGACATATTGCGTTTTGTTTCCTatctgttatgtgtgtgtgtgtttgcgtgtgtgtgtgtatgagtgtgtgtgtgtgtgtgtgtgtgtgtgtggaggggaggacagagatTTGACATGGACGGATCCAGTGCTTCTTAAGAGCGCATGATGGGAGTATGGCAGTCACTGTGGACTGGATGTGTTACATATGATGCACACCAGCCTGCCGTGTTATCAACAGGCAGAGTGGTTGGTCTTATTGTGGAAAGTGTAGGCTGCTCCTTTAAAGATGAGAACAAGCTCAAACCAGAGGTGGATTTTGCGTTTTTCTTGTTCTTCTAGCGACTTGATGCGTTTGTGTCCAGATGTTTATGGGACAAAATTTTTAAACTCACTCACTTGAAgcgttttttgttgttgtttttcctgttatTCTAACAAAACTCTTTTTTCGTTACAGGGTGAACTACTCCCTGACGATTTTTGCTAACCCTTACGGTGTATGGAAAGTGCTCCTGGATGGACCTGGGCGATAACAGCTGGTCCATGGTCAAGCAAGAAGTATCCAGCAGCCCAGGGTCACCGGCTGAGCACACCTACCTGCCCGGTGACAGCAGGAGGGACGGCCCCGCCTCGGATGAGCTGAGGACTCCTCCGAGCGAGCTTGACGCACTGGGGCACCGCCGCTCCGACGGCAGATCTCTACACTCCTACGTTCACTTCGGACACCATAACAACACCCTGACCACCGCCGAGGACATCCCGCTGTTTACGGATTTAGACCAGGGCAGCAAACTCGTCCTCTCCAGCGGAGCGCACAAGGCGAGCTTGCTGGTGGACCCGAGCGACATGTACCAAACACTGGCCATCGCCGCAGCCCAGAGCCAGACTGGATATGATTCCTCCTCTGGTGGTTATATGCACTCCAACCCCAACTCCCCCGTGTACGTCCCCAGCTCCCGGGTGGGCCCCATGATACCCAGCCTCTCTTATCTGCAGGCCAGCGGCTCTGCGCAGCCCAGCCACGCCGTCTCCAGCCACTCGGTCTGGTCTCAGCCCGCCCCGGAGAGCCCCTCATACAGCACCGGGAGCCCGCACGCCTCCAGTCGGTTCCACTACCCTCCAAGCCCTCCCATGAACAACGGGACGCCCAGGGACACCGGCTACGCTAACACACTGaatgtgagcagcagagacCAGTACGGCCTCTCTCGGCCCCTCAGTGGGACCTACGCGAGTCCATACTCCCCCTATGTTGGACCACAGCTGTCCCAGCTGCCGTCACCCTGGACCGGGGGACCTTTTGATAACACCATGCTGCACACCTTGCAGAGCAGAGGCGCGCCCTTGATTCGAGGACCAAACGGAggtaagaaaacacacaaggtaGAGAGGAATACATGACGGTGTAATCACTCTCACAGTCTGAGATGTAAGAGGAACGATTATATGCTTTTAATCAGACACGCAACTGCTGAGCTGGCCCTGAAATCCAATGCGCTTTTGTAACAGAACCTGATCTCCCTGTCGAGGCCAGAGCTCAAAATATCAAAACGGAATAGCCTACCCAAACTCTGTTTAACAAAGTAGCAAATATGTTCTTCTTATGTTTCAAATCAGGCAGGATTTggtctgaaaaaaagaaaaaaagaaatgaggcCTATTAACGTGCACAGGCCTATAACTGACTAAAATATGTGTAACCATACAATACACAGGAAAACAGTTTACCTTGGCTACATTGGAAGTGCATCAAGTATATAACtcatcattttaatataattggaccacatttattctttaaatatcCAAATTCTTACTACATCTGTGGATCTGATTTACAtcaggggagggggagagaaacaCGGTCCCTGCTGACTGCATCGACCTGTGGAAGGGGTTTTCAAGTTTAAAAGCTGCGCGTTATGCTGAtttatgtctttcttttcagtttcagaTATTCTCGACGACATGGGGGAGAGCAGAGAGTGCGTCAACTGCGGCTCCATCTCCACGCCGCTGTGGAGGCGCGACGGCACGGGCCACTTTCTCTGCAACGCCTGCGGCCTTTACAGCAAAATGAATGGGCTGAGCCGGCCATTAATTAAACCACAGAAACGGACGGTGAGCAGGGGACCACTTAACCGCTCAATTTCCTGCCTAATTGTCTCAAACAAATGGCTGGAGGTCATCATCGACGGTGTTCATAGCGTTTCATGCAGAAAAGAGACATTTATGCAATATTTCAAGCTTTAGTTCTTTAAATAATATCTTTCTCATTGGACATCATATAAAATGGGCCGATATGTATTCTTAAAATACACCAACACACCTACATTTGACAATTTTAGCTGattgttggggttttttttatgtgcaaattGATGACATCATTTATCACATTACCCAATAATATCAATTTATCTGCCAGCAATAATTTGGTCGCTAAGAGGactattaaaacatttacagtactTTGGTTTTAACAGAATAAAGGCGCTgatttatttgaattaaatctACCAACACATGGAGATATTTGGCACTTAATCTGTCGCCTCTATTCACTGCTTCATTTGggtaatttaattttaaaaggtAACACAAAGGGCAGATCTCTTCCTGGTGCCATTATGCGCATTACGCACAGTTTTCACAAGGAAACTTACCCTGAAAATGAAcatcctgtaaaaaaaaaagaaaaaaaaaagtttgcgTAAATGGCAGATAAATTGAGCTCATAATAGGACCCGTATTATCGTTAGGAAATAGGGTGTGAATGGCCGAAATGTAATTGAATTAGCGGAGTGTGGctttcactgaaaacattttctttaactCCAGGTGACAAAAACTCCAAGTCTTGACATATTTGcttttatctcctcctcctgtgaaATGCTCCAGTTCTGCATTGATCCTAATTAATTCAGTGTTGTCGTTTTTATCACCAGTCCACGTCCAGGAGAATCGGCCTGTCCTGCGCCAACTGTCAAACCAGCACGACCACTTTGTGGCGCAGAAACGCGGAGGGAGAGCCGGTGTGTAACGCATGCGGGCTCTACACAAAACTACACGGGGTGAGTGGAGAATTTATCTTACGCTTACCTCGGATTTAACACGCACTTTGGCTAATCAACACACcacaaatcaaaataataaatcGCTCTCCACAAATGATCTGAAATCTGCAGGTACCTCGGCCTCTCGCCATGAAGAAAGAGGGAAttcagacaagaaaaagaaaaccgaAAACTTTGAATAAAACGAAAGGATCTTCTGGTGAGTCGGTGATAACTGTTGCTCAAACACCTGTAGATAATTATCATCAACATATTGTTTTACATAACGTGACCTCAacaatgtattttatatatttccaGGAAATAACAACTCAGTCTCTATGACTCCCACATCTACATCTTCCTCTAATTCTGAAGACTGCTCGAAAACCAGCTCTCCTTCTGGACAGGTGTCAGGGGTAAGACATAAATTATTCTTGTTCATTCTAATTAAAACGTCTGCTGCTCCATTTGAACTCATCAAACACGTCACAATTGGACTTATCTGCACAgtagtgtgtttttaataaaaacctGAGGTAAATTTATAGatattcatacatttaaaattcaatcCTTACAGTCATTTTGATTGTCAGACTTTGTCCTTGATGGATCCTTTGGCCTGAATAGATTGTAATGAACAAACTGAAAGCATCGGAGCATTTGTTAAAGGAGGCTTTTTGCTAAAAAGGTCACATGCACATGCTCTGTGGTGATGCATCACTGTGATATTACAGTAAGATGAGCTTTATGTTGCTCAGGATCTGGTGCTTTTTTCTAGTGGCGTAATGCATTTCAGTGTCAAAGGACATGTGAATCACACtccaaatgaagacaaatgctTATTTTCAATACCTGCtttgaaaatataatttgacaATTAATGCATATTCTATATTTGCTCTGATGTTGCAGGTCAGTTCGTCTGTGCTGTCCAGCTCAGCGGAGGGAGCAGGCTCCGGCTCAGCAGTGAAGTACCCGGGACAGGACGGGCTGTACACCAGCGTGGGCCTGTCCCAGCCGTCAGATGTAGCTTCAGTGAGGGGTGAACCCTGGTGCCCCATGGCCTTAGCCTGAACATCTAAATCTCTGGGAGGACAGCAATCCCTGGCCCCTCTGTCTGGATGCTACATAGTGTGGAAGTATTCAGGGGCGATGTTTGTTTCCTTCCTCGCAGCTGATGCAAGAAGAGTCGGACAGGGAGAAAAGAAGGGCGAGATGACCTTCAAGTCACACTGAGAGCTTGAACCGAGCGTGGAATAGCTGGGATTGGTTTCCAGATTGGTGTGGGGAGCTTGTTGCCttataagaaaacaaaagggaaTCACCAGGCCA
Protein-coding sequences here:
- the gata6 gene encoding transcription factor GATA-6; translation: MDLGDNSWSMVKQEVSSSPGSPAEHTYLPGDSRRDGPASDELRTPPSELDALGHRRSDGRSLHSYVHFGHHNNTLTTAEDIPLFTDLDQGSKLVLSSGAHKASLLVDPSDMYQTLAIAAAQSQTGYDSSSGGYMHSNPNSPVYVPSSRVGPMIPSLSYLQASGSAQPSHAVSSHSVWSQPAPESPSYSTGSPHASSRFHYPPSPPMNNGTPRDTGYANTLNVSSRDQYGLSRPLSGTYASPYSPYVGPQLSQLPSPWTGGPFDNTMLHTLQSRGAPLIRGPNGVSDILDDMGESRECVNCGSISTPLWRRDGTGHFLCNACGLYSKMNGLSRPLIKPQKRTSTSRRIGLSCANCQTSTTTLWRRNAEGEPVCNACGLYTKLHGVPRPLAMKKEGIQTRKRKPKTLNKTKGSSGNNNSVSMTPTSTSSSNSEDCSKTSSPSGQVSGVSSSVLSSSAEGAGSGSAVKYPGQDGLYTSVGLSQPSDVASVRGEPWCPMALA